The Sphingopyxis fribergensis genome contains a region encoding:
- a CDS encoding helix-turn-helix domain-containing protein, which produces MTEAATVWDGIRPRSGRDVVARHQARIGQLGVLAATENLDAPTDWAFEEDHHVIVVHLGGRLDRMECEFSVGPSGPVLPSRGDVWIVPAACRYAALAQGERAEFVEFAVPTALLADAPLAARVCHRDEFLFGAAARLFDLMPLVDDDLARMASHEVGDALERHLFHQYGRRDPRPMRRALSASDRNRLVDAIRGQLDAEHSLAALAALVGMDERGFTGAFRAAFGVSPWQYVMRARLDEAARLLWYGAEPVTEIALATGFASPSHFATAFARRFGVPPSRYRAAAR; this is translated from the coding sequence TTGACCGAAGCCGCAACCGTCTGGGATGGCATCAGGCCGCGATCGGGGCGCGACGTCGTCGCGCGGCATCAGGCGCGGATCGGCCAGCTCGGCGTGCTCGCGGCCACCGAAAATCTGGACGCGCCGACCGATTGGGCGTTCGAGGAAGATCATCATGTCATCGTCGTCCATCTCGGCGGCCGGCTCGACCGGATGGAGTGCGAATTTTCGGTCGGGCCGTCGGGGCCGGTGCTGCCGTCGCGCGGCGACGTGTGGATAGTCCCCGCTGCCTGCCGCTATGCCGCGCTCGCGCAGGGGGAGCGGGCGGAGTTCGTCGAGTTCGCCGTGCCCACCGCGCTGCTGGCCGACGCGCCGCTCGCCGCGCGGGTTTGCCATCGCGACGAATTTCTCTTTGGTGCGGCGGCGCGGCTTTTCGACCTGATGCCGCTCGTCGACGACGATCTGGCGCGGATGGCATCGCACGAGGTGGGCGACGCGCTCGAACGGCATTTATTCCATCAATATGGGCGTCGCGACCCGAGGCCCATGCGGCGGGCCTTGTCGGCATCGGACCGCAACCGGCTGGTCGATGCGATTCGCGGGCAGCTCGATGCGGAGCATAGTCTTGCCGCACTGGCGGCGTTGGTCGGGATGGATGAGCGGGGCTTCACCGGCGCCTTTCGCGCCGCGTTCGGCGTGTCGCCCTGGCAATATGTAATGCGCGCGCGGCTCGATGAGGCGGCGCGGTTGCTATGGTATGGCGCGGAGCCGGTGACCGAGATTGCCCTTGCGACGGGCTTTGCCTCGCCGAGCCATTTTGCGACCGCCTTTGCGCGGCGCTTCGGGGTGCCGCCGTCGCGCTATCGTGCCGCGGCACGTTAG
- a CDS encoding SDR family oxidoreductase: MTDHSIKGKTVLIAGGGKNLGGLIARDLAAQGARAIAIHYNSAAAAAETAETLAAIRAAGAEAVAFQADLTTAGAMEKLFADTIAAIGRPDIAINTVGKVLKKPFTDISEAEYDEMTAVNSKTAFFFLKEAGKHVNDNGKVCTLVTSLLGAYTPFYAAYAGTKAPVEHFTRAASKEFGERGISVTAIGPGPMDTPFFYPAEGDDAQAYHKSAAALSAFTKTGLTDIADIVPWIRMLVSDGWWMTGQTILVNGGYTTK; the protein is encoded by the coding sequence ATGACCGATCACAGCATCAAGGGTAAGACCGTCCTCATCGCCGGGGGCGGCAAGAATCTCGGCGGGCTGATCGCACGCGACCTCGCCGCGCAGGGCGCCAGGGCGATCGCGATCCACTACAACAGCGCCGCCGCGGCCGCCGAAACCGCGGAAACGCTCGCCGCGATCCGCGCCGCGGGCGCCGAAGCCGTCGCCTTCCAGGCCGACCTCACCACGGCCGGCGCGATGGAGAAGCTCTTCGCCGACACGATCGCCGCGATCGGTCGTCCCGACATCGCGATCAACACCGTCGGCAAGGTACTGAAAAAGCCCTTCACCGACATCAGCGAAGCCGAATATGACGAGATGACCGCGGTCAATTCGAAGACCGCCTTCTTCTTCCTGAAAGAGGCGGGCAAACATGTGAACGACAATGGCAAGGTGTGCACGCTCGTCACCTCCTTGCTCGGCGCCTACACACCCTTCTACGCCGCTTATGCAGGCACCAAGGCGCCGGTCGAACATTTCACCCGCGCCGCGTCAAAGGAGTTCGGAGAACGCGGAATCTCGGTGACCGCGATCGGCCCCGGCCCGATGGACACCCCCTTCTTCTATCCCGCCGAAGGCGATGATGCGCAGGCCTATCACAAATCCGCCGCCGCGCTCTCCGCCTTCACCAAGACCGGGCTCACCGACATCGCCGACATCGTCCCGTGGATCCGGATGCTGGTGTCGGACGGCTGGTGGATGACCGGCCAGACGATCCTCGTCAACGGCGGCTACACAACCAAATGA
- a CDS encoding low temperature requirement protein A, translating to MTAKHPGAARRPMLRDRDGHHARVTFEELFFDLVYVFAVTQLSHTLLHHLSLVGALETLILWFAVWLGWQYTCWVTNWFDPENPRLRSFLFVLMLLALVMSAAIPDAFGDKALVFAGCYVAIQLGRTLFVIFALDPTTALAANYRRMAAWFTVSGCFWIGGALVGHEMRLALWGIAVLLEYIAPMTGFAFPGLGRSLTSEWTIEGGHLAERCQLFVILALGETLIATGATLAKGEAWSSPILSALGATFLGTLALWWLYFGTSSKDATTKISASDDPGRIGAWFNYVHAILVAGIIVCAVGNDLAMAHPAGHASLPQVLVIAAGPILYLAGSAIYRRVVYGRIPVSHLAGIVAALALAPIGLNANLLTMGWLTTLLLATVAIWESRTPRAVPAIERH from the coding sequence ATGACGGCGAAGCACCCCGGCGCCGCGCGCCGCCCGATGCTCCGCGACCGCGACGGCCATCATGCGCGCGTCACCTTCGAAGAGCTGTTCTTCGATCTTGTCTATGTCTTCGCGGTCACCCAGCTCAGCCACACGTTGCTCCACCACCTCAGCCTTGTCGGCGCGCTCGAAACGCTGATCCTCTGGTTCGCGGTCTGGCTCGGCTGGCAATATACCTGCTGGGTCACCAACTGGTTCGACCCCGAAAACCCCCGCCTGCGCAGTTTCCTGTTCGTGCTGATGCTGCTCGCGCTCGTGATGTCCGCCGCGATCCCCGACGCATTCGGCGACAAGGCGCTCGTCTTCGCCGGATGCTATGTGGCGATCCAGCTCGGGCGCACGCTGTTCGTGATCTTTGCGCTCGACCCCACCACGGCGCTTGCTGCCAATTATCGGCGCATGGCGGCGTGGTTCACCGTCTCGGGTTGCTTCTGGATCGGCGGCGCCCTCGTCGGGCACGAGATGCGGCTCGCGCTCTGGGGGATCGCGGTTCTCCTCGAATATATCGCGCCGATGACCGGCTTCGCCTTTCCCGGGCTCGGACGATCGCTCACAAGCGAATGGACGATCGAAGGCGGTCACTTGGCCGAGCGCTGCCAACTCTTCGTCATTCTCGCGCTCGGCGAGACGTTGATCGCGACCGGCGCGACGCTGGCGAAGGGTGAGGCATGGAGCAGTCCGATCCTCTCGGCACTCGGCGCGACCTTCCTCGGCACGCTTGCGCTCTGGTGGCTCTATTTCGGCACCTCGAGCAAGGATGCGACGACAAAGATCAGCGCGTCCGACGACCCCGGCCGCATCGGCGCCTGGTTCAACTATGTCCACGCGATCCTCGTCGCGGGAATCATCGTCTGCGCGGTCGGCAACGATCTCGCGATGGCGCATCCGGCCGGCCATGCCAGCCTGCCGCAGGTGCTCGTCATCGCCGCCGGTCCGATCCTCTATCTAGCGGGCAGCGCCATCTATCGCCGCGTCGTCTATGGGCGCATCCCGGTGTCACACCTCGCCGGGATCGTCGCGGCGCTGGCGCTCGCTCCGATCGGCCTCAATGCAAACCTGCTCACCATGGGCTGGCTCACAACGCTGCTCCTCGCCACGGTCGCGATCTGGGAAAGCCGGACGCCGCGTGCGGTGCCGGCGATCGAGAGGCACTGA
- a CDS encoding chloride channel protein — MSRSRKSLVLFAARARRRLRESEAAFILLAALAGVGAGLLTNVQQYLAHGIQRLLYGVSLNRLSALGSIHHPWKLLALPLGGLLLVALARWQRSRRRMPVDVVEANALHGGRIPAADNLIIAAQTIVSNGAGASVGLEAAYAQMGGGLASQIGQWLALRRNDLRTLVGAGAGGAIGAAFGAPLTGAFYAFEIVLGNYTPAAVAPVIAAALAAVSVSRLLGADPYLIATSADRGFDLAAYLLFALLGVAAALLGIFIMRLVTYAERRVQAWRTVSDWGPLIGGLLLIPLALLSPQTLSAGHGALHLNLILHPALLFLVTVLLLKIAASVISLSFGFRGGLFFASLFLGSLAGQIFAALVNMSPLGVTLDPNDAALVGMAALSVSIVGGPMTLAILMLETTHDFALMGVVLTATLISSAVTRELFGYSFSTWRLHLRGSTIRSPRDIGRIVTLTAGRIMRTDWTSVPAAMTVGDFRTRIALGSTSKAILTDGEGHYGGIVATAAAYHPDLDLAAPVASLATQQDTHLQTATGIEPMLRHFDTASADELAVVDDRGRVVGVVSERHARRRYFEELEAAQREMFGER; from the coding sequence ATGTCGCGCTCGCGCAAATCGCTCGTCCTCTTCGCCGCGCGCGCACGGCGGCGGCTGCGCGAGAGCGAGGCGGCGTTCATCCTGCTCGCGGCGCTCGCCGGGGTTGGCGCGGGGCTGCTCACCAATGTTCAGCAATATCTCGCGCATGGCATCCAGCGCCTGCTCTATGGCGTCTCGCTCAACCGGCTGAGCGCGCTCGGGTCGATCCACCATCCGTGGAAGCTGCTCGCGCTGCCGCTCGGCGGCTTGCTGCTCGTTGCGCTCGCGCGCTGGCAGCGCAGCCGCCGCCGCATGCCGGTCGACGTCGTCGAGGCGAACGCGCTCCACGGCGGCCGCATCCCTGCCGCCGACAATCTGATCATCGCGGCGCAGACGATCGTCTCGAACGGCGCGGGCGCCTCGGTCGGGCTCGAGGCCGCTTATGCCCAGATGGGCGGCGGGCTCGCCTCGCAGATCGGCCAGTGGCTCGCGCTGCGCCGCAACGATTTGCGCACGCTGGTCGGCGCGGGCGCGGGCGGCGCGATCGGCGCGGCATTCGGAGCGCCGCTGACGGGCGCTTTCTATGCCTTCGAGATCGTGCTCGGCAATTACACCCCCGCCGCGGTCGCCCCGGTGATCGCCGCCGCGCTTGCCGCGGTGTCGGTCAGCCGCCTGCTCGGCGCCGATCCCTATCTGATCGCGACGAGCGCCGATCGCGGCTTCGACCTCGCCGCCTATCTGCTCTTCGCGCTGCTTGGGGTCGCGGCGGCGCTGCTCGGCATCTTCATCATGCGGCTCGTGACCTATGCCGAGCGGCGGGTACAGGCCTGGCGCACGGTCAGCGACTGGGGGCCGCTGATCGGCGGGCTCCTGCTGATCCCGCTTGCGCTCCTCTCGCCGCAGACGCTCTCGGCGGGGCACGGCGCGCTCCATCTCAACCTCATCCTCCACCCGGCCCTGCTCTTCCTCGTCACCGTGCTGCTGCTCAAGATTGCCGCGTCAGTGATCTCCCTGAGCTTCGGCTTTCGCGGCGGCCTCTTCTTCGCCTCGCTGTTCCTCGGCTCGCTCGCGGGGCAGATTTTCGCCGCGCTCGTCAATATGAGCCCGCTCGGCGTGACGCTCGATCCCAATGACGCCGCGCTGGTCGGCATGGCCGCGCTCAGCGTTTCGATCGTCGGCGGGCCGATGACGCTCGCGATCCTGATGCTCGAGACGACGCATGATTTCGCGCTGATGGGGGTGGTGCTCACCGCAACGCTGATTTCGAGCGCGGTGACGCGCGAGCTTTTCGGCTACAGCTTCTCGACCTGGCGCCTGCACCTCCGCGGTTCGACGATCCGCAGCCCGCGCGATATCGGGCGCATCGTTACGCTCACAGCGGGGCGGATCATGCGCACCGACTGGACCAGCGTTCCTGCGGCGATGACCGTCGGCGACTTCCGAACGCGCATCGCACTCGGTTCGACGAGCAAGGCGATCCTCACCGACGGCGAGGGCCATTATGGCGGCATCGTCGCGACCGCCGCCGCCTATCATCCCGACCTCGACCTCGCCGCCCCGGTCGCCAGCCTGGCAACGCAGCAGGACACGCACCTCCAGACCGCGACGGGGATCGAGCCGATGCTGCGCCACTTCGACACCGCCTCGGCCGATGAGCTCGCGGTCGTCGACGACAGGGGCCGGGTCGTCGGCGTCGTCAGCGAACGCCACGCCCGCCGCCGCTATTTCGAGGAGCTCGAGGCCGCGCAGCGCGAGATGTTCGGAGAGCGGTGA
- a CDS encoding pseudouridine synthase, with product MTAPADGPRATLSDYIDVPGIYPAGRLDRDSEGLLILTDDGALQARISSPKHKTPKTYLAQVEGEPDAASLDRLRAGVMLNDGMTRPATVCLIDPPQLWDRDPPVRYRKSVPDSWLELTITEGRNRQVRRMTAAVGYPTLRLVRRRIGSWELGDLAPGEWRAAK from the coding sequence ATGACGGCGCCCGCCGACGGTCCGCGCGCGACGCTGTCCGACTATATCGACGTCCCCGGCATCTATCCCGCCGGGCGGCTCGACCGCGATAGCGAGGGGCTGCTGATCCTGACCGACGACGGCGCGTTGCAGGCGCGGATTTCGTCGCCGAAGCACAAGACGCCCAAAACCTATCTGGCGCAGGTCGAGGGCGAGCCCGATGCCGCGAGCCTCGATCGCCTCCGCGCCGGGGTGATGCTGAACGACGGCATGACGCGCCCCGCGACCGTGTGCCTAATCGACCCGCCCCAGCTCTGGGACCGTGACCCGCCGGTGCGCTACCGCAAGAGCGTCCCCGACTCATGGCTCGAACTGACGATCACCGAAGGCCGCAACCGCCAGGTCCGCCGCATGACCGCCGCGGTCGGCTATCCGACGTTGCGGCTGGTGCGCCGGCGGATCGGCAGTTGGGAATTGGGCGATCTGGCGCCGGGGGAATGGCGCGCGGCGAAGTGA
- a CDS encoding NAD(P)/FAD-dependent oxidoreductase: MLRLTELTLSLHHADEELPAAICKRLRISPRELIRHVVARRAHDARDKSNIKLIYSVDVNVKDEGTVLARFRKDRNVQPTPNTAYKFITQAPTGIKRPVVVGAGPCGLFVGLILAQMGFRPIILDRGKVVRERTKDTWDLWRRGVLHPESNVQFGEGGAGTFSDGKLYSRIKDPRHLDRKVLTEFVKAGAPPEILTEAHPHIGTFRLVTMVESLRATIEGLGGEYRWQHKVDGLDISVDGAGERRVQGVHLANGEYIEADRVVLAVGHSARDTFAMLHAAGVHVEAKPFSIGVRIEHPQSWIDTSRFGANAGNPILGAAEYHISHHCKNGRTVYSFCMCPGGTVVAATSEEGRVATNGMSQYSRNERNANSGFVVAIDPERDYPGDPLAGLAFQRHWESLAFVAGGSNYKAPAQRVGDFLAGRPSTALGSVVPSYRPGVTPTDLAACLPDFAVEAMREAIPVFGRQIAGYDHPDVVMTGVETRTSSPVRFTRGDDFQSLNTAGLFPAGEGAGYAGGILSAAVDGIKVAEAVARSLMP, from the coding sequence ATGCTTCGCCTGACCGAACTCACATTGTCGCTGCACCATGCGGACGAGGAATTGCCTGCCGCGATCTGCAAGCGGCTGCGCATCAGCCCACGCGAGCTGATCCGCCATGTCGTCGCGCGGCGCGCGCACGATGCGCGCGACAAGAGCAACATCAAGCTGATCTATTCGGTCGACGTCAATGTGAAGGACGAGGGCACGGTGCTGGCGCGCTTTCGCAAGGACCGCAACGTCCAGCCGACCCCGAACACCGCCTATAAATTCATCACGCAGGCGCCCACGGGAATTAAACGGCCGGTGGTCGTCGGCGCGGGGCCGTGCGGGCTGTTCGTCGGGCTGATCCTCGCGCAGATGGGCTTCCGTCCGATCATCCTCGACCGCGGCAAGGTCGTCCGCGAGCGTACCAAGGACACGTGGGACCTGTGGCGGCGCGGCGTGCTCCACCCCGAATCGAACGTCCAGTTCGGCGAGGGCGGCGCGGGCACCTTTTCCGACGGCAAGCTCTACAGCCGGATCAAGGACCCGCGGCACCTCGACCGCAAGGTGCTGACCGAATTCGTCAAGGCGGGCGCACCGCCCGAAATCCTGACCGAGGCGCATCCGCATATCGGCACCTTCCGGCTGGTGACGATGGTCGAAAGCCTGCGCGCGACGATCGAGGGGCTGGGCGGCGAATATCGCTGGCAGCACAAGGTTGACGGGCTCGATATCAGTGTCGACGGCGCAGGAGAGCGCCGCGTCCAGGGCGTGCACCTTGCCAATGGCGAGTATATCGAGGCCGACCGCGTCGTACTGGCTGTCGGCCACAGCGCACGCGACACCTTTGCGATGCTCCACGCGGCGGGGGTGCATGTCGAGGCGAAGCCCTTTTCGATCGGCGTGCGCATCGAGCATCCGCAATCGTGGATCGACACCTCGCGCTTTGGCGCCAACGCGGGCAACCCGATCCTCGGCGCCGCCGAATATCATATCTCGCACCACTGCAAGAATGGGCGGACGGTCTATAGCTTCTGCATGTGCCCCGGCGGCACCGTCGTCGCCGCAACGTCGGAGGAAGGGCGCGTCGCCACGAACGGCATGAGCCAATATTCGCGCAACGAGCGCAACGCCAATTCGGGGTTCGTCGTCGCGATCGACCCCGAACGCGACTATCCCGGCGATCCGCTCGCGGGCCTCGCCTTCCAGCGCCACTGGGAATCGCTCGCCTTTGTCGCGGGCGGATCGAACTATAAAGCGCCCGCGCAGCGTGTCGGCGATTTCCTCGCGGGGCGCCCGTCGACCGCGCTGGGCAGCGTCGTCCCCTCCTATCGCCCCGGCGTCACCCCGACCGACCTCGCGGCGTGCCTGCCCGATTTCGCGGTCGAGGCGATGCGTGAGGCGATCCCGGTGTTCGGGCGCCAGATCGCGGGATACGACCATCCCGATGTAGTGATGACGGGGGTCGAGACGCGCACATCCTCGCCCGTGCGCTTTACCCGCGGCGACGATTTTCAGAGCCTGAACACCGCGGGGCTTTTTCCGGCGGGCGAGGGTGCGGGCTATGCCGGTGGAATCCTTTCGGCGGCGGTCGACGGCATCAAGGTCGCCGAGGCGGTCGCGCGGAGCCTGATGCCGTGA
- the typA gene encoding translational GTPase TypA, whose translation MSLRNIAIIAHVDHGKTTLVDQLFRQSGTFRDNQRVEERAMDSNDLEKERGITILAKCTSVEWGEGADLTRINIVDTPGHADFGGEVERILSMVDGVILLVDAAEGPMPQTKFVTGKALALGLKPIVVVNKIDRSDARAAEVLDEVFELFLTLEANDEQLDFPILYASGRGGYASPDPEAREGTLEPLFQTIVSHVPTPGLPEDGPFTFLATLLDRDNFIGRILTGRVQSGTIKVNQPIHAIDMDGKIIETGRASKLLAFRGLERVPVEEARAGDIVAIAGLAQATVANTIADTSVSEPIAAQPIDPPTLSMRFAVNDSPMAGREGSKVTSRMIRDRLFREAETNVAIRITESADKDSFEVAGRGELQLGVLIETMRREGFELGISRPRVLYGEDEAGKRTEPYETVVIDVDDEHSGTVVEKMQIRKADLTDMRPSGGGKTRITFSGPSRGLIGYHGEFLSDTRGTGIMNRLFEKYGPHKGQIAGRQNGVLISNGNGEAVAYALGPLEERGILFVSPGEALYEGMIIGENAKPDDLEVNPMKSKQLTNFRSTGKDDAIRLTPPKRMTLEQAIAYIDDDEMVEVTPKNIRIRKALLDPHERKKASRKKEAA comes from the coding sequence ATGTCTTTGCGCAATATTGCGATCATCGCCCACGTCGATCATGGCAAAACCACCCTCGTCGACCAGCTCTTCCGCCAGTCGGGCACCTTTCGCGACAACCAGCGCGTCGAAGAACGCGCGATGGATTCGAACGATCTCGAAAAGGAACGCGGGATCACGATCCTTGCGAAGTGCACCAGCGTCGAGTGGGGCGAAGGCGCCGACCTGACGCGCATCAACATCGTCGACACTCCGGGCCACGCCGATTTCGGCGGTGAGGTCGAGCGTATCCTGTCGATGGTCGACGGCGTCATTCTGCTCGTCGATGCCGCCGAAGGCCCGATGCCGCAGACCAAGTTCGTGACCGGCAAGGCGCTTGCGCTGGGCCTGAAGCCGATCGTCGTCGTCAACAAGATCGACCGCAGCGACGCGCGCGCCGCCGAAGTGCTCGACGAGGTGTTCGAACTGTTCCTGACGCTCGAAGCCAATGACGAACAGCTCGACTTCCCGATCCTCTACGCCTCGGGCCGCGGCGGCTATGCCTCGCCCGACCCCGAAGCGCGCGAGGGCACGCTCGAGCCGCTGTTCCAGACGATCGTCAGCCATGTGCCCACGCCCGGCCTGCCCGAGGACGGCCCCTTCACCTTCCTCGCGACCCTGCTCGACCGTGATAACTTCATCGGCCGCATTTTGACCGGCCGCGTCCAGTCGGGCACGATCAAGGTGAACCAGCCGATCCACGCGATCGACATGGACGGCAAGATCATCGAAACCGGCCGTGCGTCGAAGCTGCTCGCATTCCGCGGGCTCGAGCGCGTTCCCGTCGAGGAAGCGCGCGCGGGCGACATCGTGGCGATCGCGGGCCTCGCGCAGGCGACCGTCGCGAACACCATCGCCGACACCAGCGTCAGCGAGCCGATCGCCGCGCAGCCGATCGATCCGCCGACGCTGTCGATGCGCTTTGCGGTGAACGATTCGCCGATGGCCGGCCGCGAAGGCAGCAAGGTCACGAGCCGTATGATCCGCGACCGCCTGTTCCGCGAAGCCGAAACGAACGTCGCGATCCGCATCACCGAAAGCGCCGACAAGGACAGCTTCGAAGTCGCAGGCCGCGGCGAGCTTCAGCTCGGCGTGCTCATCGAAACGATGCGCCGCGAAGGTTTCGAACTCGGCATCAGCCGCCCGCGCGTTCTCTACGGTGAGGATGAAGCCGGCAAGCGCACCGAACCCTATGAAACCGTCGTCATCGACGTCGACGACGAACATAGCGGCACGGTTGTCGAGAAGATGCAGATCCGCAAGGCCGACCTCACCGACATGCGTCCGTCGGGTGGCGGCAAGACGCGCATCACCTTCAGCGGCCCGTCGCGCGGCCTGATCGGCTATCATGGCGAATTCCTGTCCGACACGCGCGGCACCGGGATCATGAACCGCCTGTTCGAAAAATACGGCCCGCATAAGGGCCAGATCGCGGGCCGCCAGAACGGCGTCCTGATCTCGAACGGCAATGGCGAAGCCGTCGCTTATGCCCTGGGCCCGCTCGAAGAGCGCGGCATTCTCTTCGTCTCGCCGGGCGAGGCGCTGTACGAGGGCATGATCATCGGCGAAAATGCGAAGCCCGACGACCTCGAAGTCAACCCGATGAAGTCGAAGCAGCTCACGAACTTCCGTTCGACGGGCAAGGACGACGCGATCCGCCTGACCCCGCCGAAGCGCATGACGCTGGAACAGGCGATCGCCTATATCGACGATGACGAGATGGTCGAGGTGACCCCGAAGAATATCCGCATCCGCAAGGCGCTGCTCGACCCGCACGAGCGCAAGAAAGCGTCGCGCAAGAAGGAAGCGGCATAA
- a CDS encoding tetratricopeptide repeat protein translates to MRHRSSLSVLAACAVFVAPLAFAAGGGGGGSSAPPSQSAYDPTVDYQKGADAFASGKYDEAAKAFKKVVSAVPKNPQANYLLGASYMAQGDFSRAVKPLEAAVLYDEKMVDARRDLGIAQAKLGKAEKATEQAAALKAMQEGCAGTCTDAAKLADAVAKVEAAIAAGRQAQSAVEPAVRLAAAETLDATYVAAVGLINEHRYEAAIAKLDQALWAAGPHPDILTYLGFANRKLKRYGAAEAYYREALAIAPEHRGALEYYGELKLERGDVAGAKAHLAKLEAICGFGCHEVDELKRWIAAGRSSAS, encoded by the coding sequence ATGCGGCACCGTTCATCACTATCCGTCCTTGCGGCCTGCGCGGTCTTCGTCGCGCCGCTTGCCTTCGCGGCGGGAGGCGGCGGAGGTGGAAGCAGCGCGCCGCCGAGCCAGAGCGCTTATGACCCGACGGTCGATTATCAGAAGGGCGCCGATGCCTTTGCCTCGGGCAAATATGACGAGGCGGCAAAGGCGTTCAAAAAGGTCGTGTCGGCGGTGCCGAAAAACCCGCAAGCCAATTATCTGCTCGGCGCGAGCTATATGGCGCAGGGCGATTTCTCGCGCGCGGTAAAACCGCTCGAAGCCGCGGTGCTCTATGACGAAAAGATGGTCGACGCGCGCCGCGACCTGGGCATCGCGCAGGCGAAGCTCGGCAAGGCCGAGAAGGCGACCGAGCAGGCGGCGGCGCTGAAGGCGATGCAGGAGGGATGCGCGGGCACCTGCACCGATGCGGCGAAGCTCGCCGATGCGGTTGCGAAGGTCGAAGCGGCGATCGCCGCAGGTCGGCAGGCGCAAAGCGCGGTCGAGCCTGCGGTGCGGCTGGCCGCCGCCGAGACCCTCGATGCCACTTATGTGGCGGCGGTCGGACTGATCAACGAACATCGCTATGAGGCGGCAATCGCCAAGCTCGATCAGGCCTTGTGGGCGGCGGGGCCGCACCCCGATATACTCACCTATCTGGGCTTCGCGAACCGCAAGCTCAAACGTTACGGCGCGGCCGAAGCCTATTATCGCGAGGCGCTCGCCATCGCGCCGGAACATCGGGGTGCGCTCGAATATTATGGTGAGTTGAAACTCGAGCGCGGCGACGTCGCGGGGGCGAAGGCGCATCTGGCCAAGCTCGAGGCAATTTGCGGCTTCGGCTGTCATGAGGTCGACGAACTCAAGCGCTGGATTGCGGCGGGGCGCTCATCCGCAAGCTGA
- a CDS encoding 5'-methylthioadenosine/S-adenosylhomocysteine nucleosidase family protein, whose protein sequence is MAHILILAALPEEADALFPGSGERVGGLFAERRLTVAGHRLGIATCGLGKVNAALCAGALAGNADLLLMTGTCGSLGAASGAYWIAEALQHDYGANQPGLFRRYRAGEWPIGEAGEAHFSAMADPGLGLPHARIASGDSFVSCPDAAADLASLGATLVDMEVGAVAQVSARLGKSWGAIKAVTDDANDDSAGDFHANLVRAARVAGQATERLIAMI, encoded by the coding sequence ATGGCCCACATCCTGATTCTCGCCGCGCTGCCCGAAGAGGCCGACGCGCTGTTTCCGGGCAGCGGAGAACGCGTCGGCGGACTGTTTGCCGAACGGCGGCTGACGGTCGCCGGCCACCGCCTCGGCATCGCGACCTGCGGGCTTGGCAAGGTGAACGCGGCGCTGTGTGCGGGCGCCTTGGCAGGTAATGCCGACCTGTTGTTGATGACCGGCACCTGCGGGTCGCTCGGTGCGGCGTCCGGCGCTTATTGGATCGCCGAGGCGTTGCAGCATGATTATGGCGCCAATCAGCCCGGCCTGTTTCGCCGCTACCGCGCGGGCGAATGGCCGATCGGCGAGGCGGGCGAGGCGCATTTTTCGGCGATGGCCGATCCGGGGCTCGGCCTGCCGCACGCGCGCATCGCCAGCGGCGACTCTTTCGTATCATGCCCCGATGCCGCCGCCGATCTCGCCAGTCTCGGCGCGACTTTGGTCGATATGGAGGTTGGCGCGGTGGCGCAGGTCTCGGCGCGGCTGGGCAAATCCTGGGGGGCGATCAAGGCGGTCACCGACGACGCGAACGACGATAGCGCAGGCGATTTTCATGCCAATCTCGTCCGCGCTGCGCGGGTTGCCGGGCAAGCGACCGAGCGGCTGATCGCGATGATCTGA